The Salvia miltiorrhiza cultivar Shanhuang (shh) chromosome 2, IMPLAD_Smil_shh, whole genome shotgun sequence DNA window TTTTTGCTTCTAGGATACAAATTCTGCAGACGACTTTGGCCGGGCATCAGATGCTGATTCTTCATCAGACGACGAGTGATGCATATCTCTCGCCTTGAGAAGGTTAGATTGTTTGTCTATGGTGCGAAAGTTGGATGAAGCTGCTCGGTGCTCACGGTCTTTACTTGTGAGACGATCTATTTTCAATGCTTCCCCGAGTAACGAAAATCAAAGCGACGCCTATGATGACCTCAAGCTGGTTTAGGGGGAAGAAAATCAGCACGACGTGCTCAAAACTTACTTTTATCCTCCAATTTTGTGTTCTATGTTATAGTTGCATTCCatgttgtataaaattattgatTCTCGTTTGTTAACTTTATggttatatattttttgatactGTAGCTCTGTAACACAAGCAAATGTTTTCTACAAAAAGTAATTTTAAGGGTAGATATAAATTTTTGACTCCCCATGTATAAATTTTGTCACAAATATGTCCCAATATAAGCAGACTtgcaaaaaatatttaatgttttTAAAGAAATTAATGTGTTCCAAAACTTAATTTCGACGCTCAAAAAATGATTGTGTAgtttttatcaaaataaaaaattaagaaagatTTTAATAAAGAATCAGAAATTTAATCCCTGCActaatatatacaaatataaagGTAACTGGTCGAAATAAGCTTCCTAAAAATTACAAATCCCCACATTATTCAAGAACTGCTTAAAACACAAATTTTCTCTATTTATAAAATAGCAAGCAGGTGAAAAACACCACATTCAAACCATCACAACAAAATTCACCAATTGGTGTCTACATGTATAAACAAATAAGAAATGAGGCTTTTATAAAAACAACAAATCTCAGCCTTCGTGCTAACACTACAGCTATAATGAATGAGTTATACATGTCATCTAACATGGGGGGAAAGGAGAAAAAACACATAGCAACACAGTTCATCCTTTCTTCTAGTCCACCAAAGCTCTCAGACAGACACTATTTACTACGACGTTTGCATACGAACAACCAGAGTTTCCTCGACTGGGCAAATCCGATCCCTGCCATCTACACGCGAATATGCACTGGCCGCGAAGAATTGTTGTTCCACtagataaattaatataatgaaAAATGTGTACCTTGAAAGGAGGCTCTTTCCCTTATCCTCACTGGCAATACTAATCTAAACTAGCTGGTGAGTGCAGTGCAGTCGGGGGATTCTCGTCTCCTTCCATGGTGAATAAACATTTGGAGCTATAGAGGGGGAAGGAGAAATCAGCATGAGTCGACCAGCGGTATCTGTTCATACCATATATCACCATCAAGGAAGGTTTCGGTCATACATTTAGTATTGCTCCTTTCTATCCTTGATTTCTTTTTCCCTTAGTAGCTCTTGCTTGGGCTCAGTGGATCATAGTCATAAGTTTCACCAGCCTTGACAAAGCGTCCCTTCACACGCCTCCGTACATCTGCTCTTGCCTTGCGGGACTCGTACCTCACCTTCTTCTCAAACCTGTCGTGTCATTGAAATCAACATGTAAGAAGGAAAGTCGAGATGAATAGTAAATACTTTACTTTAAGAAGAGGGAATACTTAAAGAGGAGCATTTGAGATTGACAGGcatcttttaaataaaataaaatgacttTTAGAAACTATACAGCTCTCGCAGGGTAATAAGAATTCAACAAAAATCTTACATCCTTgacttcttcttttctttgtaCCGCATGACAGCATTGGTCCTGCTAGTAGAAGGTATGGAACTTTCAGGACCTGGAGGGTACCATGGTGGGTCCCCCACGATCGCCATTGATGAAACTCCACAATCTTGATAATCTGCACCAGTGGTTTCCCCAGTAAGACCGGAAAATGAGAGGCCCGAGTGTGCCTGCTTTGTGAAACATAAGTTGGGTTCAGTTTTGGAGCTAATAACAGAATCTGCAGATGCTACATTGCTGCAAGCTGGTCGCGTCGGATTCAACCCTCCAGTTGATGATACCTAGGATTTCATCGTAAGGTAAGCATCACAAGATTTAATCCTTGTAAATTTTAAACTTTATAATATTGTCATTCTCACTCAAAAGTAATACTAATAATTAGTGTCAAAAGTCTCTGGCAACAAGGAAGGCGGGTACAAATTTACAATCATGTATCTTCTATCAATACTGATTACAAAATTTCATCATAGGAATTACCTCAGCAGCGGAAGCACCTTGACAGTTGGATGTAGACATGTCTTTCATCCCAAATATCCCATCGttaccaaaaatattttttggattATCAAGAGCCATACCAAAAAGTTCGTCGTAGTTATCAAAACCCAAGTCAATCTCATCCATATTGAGATTATCATAGCAACCATCATCCTCATACAAAGCACGCCCTTTTGCTGCTGATAGGGGAGCCTGAAATGCAAGGAAAAGACCCAGCAAATCATCAGCATATTAAAAACACCACATCACACTTTTATTTCTTCCCGTTGCCTTTTTTAAACTATTTCTTCCACTTATTCCATAGTTAAATCCAATACATCACAATTGTATTCAATTATAGCCTGCATTAACAGATGAAGTCTTACAAAGCAGAAATAAACTTAAAGAGGTTTCAAACTGCCCTTAGTTCTTCCTTTGTTTTGGGTACGTGGCAGAATGATTCACAATTTTTAGCCAGTCACGGAATGACCACACAACTAAGCCAGATGATAAGACGATGCAATAGAAAGTCTTCACACCTCACTATAACTCATCGACATCCATCAATGTACAGAAATAGATGCAAACAGACTCAAATGAGGTCAAATACTGTCACTGTTGACAAATTTGGTTATGAAAATATAGTACATACCTTGAGCATGGAAGAGCTAGTAGATGCAGTCGGCTGATCAAGAGGATTTAATGACTCCATCCAACCTGCTGATTTATCCAAGTCCATATTAAGCTGGCTGCTAGCTTCCACCCGTAATGATTCATTCTGAATGTTAGCTTTTTCTTGGGGGTCTTGGCGATCTATTGTTCTTTTATCATTAATACTCATTGAACCCATTTCCTGCTCACACGCAGCATCTCCGACTGGGGGAGAATTGAAGAGAAAAGGCCAAACAGCAGAAAGTTCTGAAGCTGAAGGGCAGTCGGAGTAAGAATTAACAGGCTGTCTCTTATGTGCAGGACTTACATTTGAGTTAACATGTCCCATCCAATCACAATTCTGGCAAAGTGATGCCTTCTCCTCGATGCATCGAACAAAAGCTGGCTGAGAATTGCATCTTTCACAAACAAGTGTCCTCGAGTGACGCCTAGAGAGGGCATTTGCAGAATGGACAGTGCAGTCACAAGACAAACATAAACTAGCTGCATCAGACCGACAGAACACTATGGATCTTTGCTCCCCACAGAAATCACAAAGATAACCCATGTTTCAATTTGGACAGTTTCGTCTAACAACTTATTCGGCCCCAGAAACCAGGTACTCTAGAGAATCACGATGAACTTGGGCAATGCTCCACGATTGGATATATAACACTATCTGCATTGGAAGGCATTGTTATTATAAGAAAGGTAGCAGCTACCATAACTAATTAGTTTGTACAGCAGTCAACTTCAACAAGATCAAGGTAGGTAGACATACACGATTTACGAATATCAAAACCCGAAAAGGAATGAAAATGATGCCACCAAATGCAACAGTCCTCAGTAAGTAACCGATAAAGATACTGGAAACAGGGGTGGATAAATTCCCTTCGGATCAGAAACGCCAGGTTACTTTATTACTATGGAATGCAAGAAAAAGTTCTAAGtgatatatatacattattacAAGAAGATACATTAAGAATAACAGCAAAATGCATTCAGACATATTACTAAAAGCTATAGAGAAGAGCAAAAAGATACATTCCAACATGTCAGGAATCAAGAATCCAGACTAAAAAGTCAATATGTATAAAGTTAATTGCCTTCAAAATGAGgaatttttaaatgattttagAAGTAAAACACAGACATTTTAATTGTTACAAAAAACacatcattttcattttcttttttaatttattaaaatcacAACACAAATTtgttcttgatttatatatGATAGTGTCCAAATTAAATTACAACACAAATCTGTTTTCAAAGATACTCATCGTGTcgctatgtgtgtgtgtgtgagagagagtatAAGAATTTTAAGCAAACCAAGTAGTACTTGTTTTCACTTCAAGACCAACTAAAATcataaacaaaaacaaaaacaaaaacaaaaaagaagaagaagaagaagaagaagaagaagaagcttgtGTATAGTAACTTTCAAGCTCAAAGGAAAATCGGTATATGAGAGAGGAAAATCCAAATCCTTTCACAATAAAATTCTCTGAATTCCAGCTGAATATTAGATTCCGACAAAtatactcaaaaaaaaaaaaaaaaaaacacaactATAAGCTGAAATTCTCCAAAATCTTTCCAATTAATCAACCAAACCTAAATAACCACATCAAGACAGAAGAAGAAGACCAAAAGAAGCCAGCAAAACAGAAAAGGCAAAATCCATTTCCCAAGAAGCTAAAATCCATACTTCCTTTACCCAAATCAGCATCAAAAGGCATCCAACAGCCAGTTCTATCACAATCAcatggaagaagaagaagaagaatagaaAAGCAGAAGAGCTTTTTAAGCAAAGCTTTGAATCTCGCTAAAACCCTAGCAAAAAAGCACAGAAAAGGATAAAGATCTGACCTTTCTCGAAGGAATtgcgccctctctctctctgagcAGAAAAAGATTGGGATTTTGGGGGCTGAGTTGTTTGAGAGAAGGTGAATAAATTAATGGGAAAAGTGATAAAAAGTgcaggagagaggagagagaaagtgtagTTGAAGAAGAAAGGGTAGTGAGGTGGGCCCCTGTCCTTTTCATGAAAAAGATAGCCCATTTCTCAATTTTCTTTTCATGATTATCATTTTCTGCATTtttgattaataattaattattattcgattattttaatttattatcttGACCTGAAAAAACTGTGGTGataatcttgtttatttctaccAAACCATGTGCCCATATTATTTGTGTGTTTAGGTATATTCAGACTTCATATTTATGACGTGTTTTTATTTAGGAATTGAATATTGTcatttttaatatgaatttaattcgaatatttcaaaaattaagcaattattgta harbors:
- the LOC131009517 gene encoding zinc finger protein CONSTANS-LIKE 9-like isoform X2, whose translation is MGYLCDFCGEQRSIVFCRSDAASLCLSCDCTVHSANALSRRHSRTLVCERCNSQPAFVRCIEEKASLCQNCDWMGHVNSNVSPAHKRQPVNSYSDCPSASELSAVWPFLFNSPPVGDAACEQEMGSMSINDKRTIDRQDPQEKANIQNESLRVEASSQLNMDLDKSAGWMESLNPLDQPTASTSSSMLKAPLSAAKGRALYEDDGCYDNLNMDEIDLGFDNYDELFGMALDNPKNIFGNDGIFGMKDMSTSNCQGASAAEAHSGLSFSGLTGETTGADYQDCGVSSMAIVGDPPWYPPGPESSIPSTSRTNAVMRYKEKKKSRMFEKKVRYESRKARADVRRRVKGRFVKAGETYDYDPLSPSKSY
- the LOC131009517 gene encoding zinc finger protein CONSTANS-LIKE 9-like isoform X1 — translated: MGYLCDFCGEQRSIVFCRSDAASLCLSCDCTVHSANALSRRHSRTLVCERCNSQPAFVRCIEEKASLCQNCDWMGHVNSNVSPAHKRQPVNSYSDCPSASELSAVWPFLFNSPPVGDAACEQEMGSMSINDKRTIDRQDPQEKANIQNESLRVEASSQLNMDLDKSAGWMESLNPLDQPTASTSSSMLKAPLSAAKGRALYEDDGCYDNLNMDEIDLGFDNYDELFGMALDNPKNIFGNDGIFGMKDMSTSNCQGASAAEVSSTGGLNPTRPACSNVASADSVISSKTEPNLCFTKQAHSGLSFSGLTGETTGADYQDCGVSSMAIVGDPPWYPPGPESSIPSTSRTNAVMRYKEKKKSRMFEKKVRYESRKARADVRRRVKGRFVKAGETYDYDPLSPSKSY